The region tatgctttcgccgaaaagctgtattgaaatctgacacgccaggtggattatcaaccagctaagctgtgttttgctatattgcacatgtgatttcatgaaaattaaatatttgtaataatttaatttgaatttggcgctctgaaattcagtgtgttgatgaaaatgatcccgctaaagggatgggtgcgtcaagaagttaagcATCTTCAatctaaaattaaatctagaatcggcttcctatttcgcaacaaagcctccttcactcatgctgccaaacataccatcgtaaaactgactatcctaccgatccttgactttggcgatgtcatttacaaaatagcctccaatgctctactcagcaaactggatgcagtctatcacagtgccatccgttttatcaccaaagccccatatactacccaccactgtgacctgtatgctctcgttggctggccctcactacatatccgtcgccaaacctactggctccaggtcatctataagtcttagctaggtaaagccccgccttatctcagctcactggtcaccatagtggaaggtagcctagtggttagagcgttggactagtaaccgacaggttgcaagattgaatccccaaagccaacacttcctttggccgcctttccttccagttctctgctgccaatgactggaacaaattgcaaatatctctgaagctggagtcttatatctccctctctaactttaagcatcagctgtcagagcagcttactgatcactgtacctatacacagccaatctgtaaatagcacacccaactacctcaaccccatattattacttacccttttgcaccccagtatctctacttgcacataatcatctgcacatctatcactccagtgttaatgctaaactgtaattatttcgcctctatggcctatttattgccttacctccctcctcttctacatttacacacactgtacataaatttttctattgtgtttattgactgtacgtttgtttatgtgtaactctgtgttgttgtttttatcttggccaggtcgcagttgtaaatgagaacttgttctcaactggtctacctggctaaataaaggtgaaataaataaataaataaataaaaatggtctgtccccaccctgagcgaTGATTCATCATGCAGAGGCCATAGAGAAGCCAGATTTAGACATATATAATTTATATAATTTAACAGTTCAATTTTAAGCCATGCTGTTCATATAATTAATTTATTATAATTTACTTCTTTTATTTTTTCTCTCAGTTATTTATCCCGGGAAACGGGAGAGGTTTTGGGCAGTAAATTTCTGTAATTCTCGGTAACCGGGTTCCAACCATTCAGCTCTAGTGTGTGTgcgcctttgtgtgtgtgtatacgtgcctGTGTATATACGTGCCTGTGTGTATACGTGCCTGTGTGTATACGTGCCTGTGTGTATACGTGCCTGTGTATATACGTGCCTGTGTATATACGTGCCTGTGTGTATACGTGCCTGTGTGTATACGTGCCTGTGTGTATACGTGCCTGTCTGCCGTGCCTGTGTGTATACGTGCCTGTGTGTATACGTGCCTGTGTGTATACGTGCCTGTGTGTATACGTGCCTGTGTGTATACGTGCCTGTGTGTATACGTGCCTGTGTATATACGTGCCTGTGTATATACGTGCCTGTGTGTATACGTGCCTGTGTGTATACGTGCCTGTGTGTATACGTGCCTGTGTGTATACGTGCCTGTGTGTATACGTGCCTGTGTGTATACGTGCCTGTGTGTATACGTGCCTGTGTGTATACGTGCCTGtgttagaggaggctggtgggaggagctataggaaaactaactcattgtaatggctggataAAATAAATGGAAACAGAGTCAAGCATgtggtttgatgtgtttgataccgttccattacAATGAGGCTGTGcccctatagctcctcccaccagcctcctctggtgtttGTATGTGCCTGCTTTTGCTAGCCTGTGCGCCTCACCTTGGTGTGGTTTGGGTCCCGTGCGTTGGGCAGCAGGTGGTTCCAGAAGGGGGCAGCTTTGGCATCGGTGCCCCTGCAGGAGGCCAGCCCTAACCCCGGGGCCAGCAGGGCCAGACGGCTCCTCTTAGAGGTGGAGGGGCCCTCGTCCTCCGAACACGACTCTCCCGTGTCGCTGGATGATAGCAGTTTCTTCTTGGCCGGGCAGGGACCCGAAGAGATCCCACGGAGGCCGCTGGTGCTGGGGGTCTTCTCCACGGAGCTCAGGCTGCTGGTGCTGGGGGTCTTCTCCACGGAGCTCAGGCTGCTGGTGCTGGGGGTCTTCTCCACGGAGCTCGGGCCACTAGTGGAGTTGAAGGCGGCGGCACTGGGATGGGGCGGTGAGGACTCCAGCTTGGCCCCCCACTCCCTACCCTCCCCAGGCTCCTGGGGGTCTGTGGTGGGAAGGAAGCGGTGGGTGAGGGAGCCTGGAGGTCCGAGGGGAGGTCCTCCAGGAGGGCTACGGGTGTCGAATGCCCCAAGGGCCCCACGGGGGCCGTCAGTGCAGCAGTTGGGCTGATGCTGTCCCAATGAGGAGCCACTACTGCAGCCCTCCCCAGACCCTCCAGGATTGCCCAGGGAGCAGGCTGACGCGTCGCCCCCAGGAGGAGACTCTATGCTGGGAAAGGGGCTGCGGGAGCCAGGAGGGCTGTGGGGCTCGACCATGGGGGATGGTTTGGGCGACAGCGGGGCCCACAGGTCCGGGACGGGCCTGTCATGATTGTGCTGGGCAGGGCGTCGGGCGGGGGTGTGGCCCGGAGAGAGGGGTGCAGGTGGGGGGGATCTAGGCGACAGGCCCCCATCTGAGTCTCTGTGATCCACCATGATGCAGGAGGATACAGGCCCCTGCCCCACCCCCATCCCTACCCCCATTCCGACATCCAATCCTACCCCAGGTCCTGACCCTGACAgcacccctccatccctttccCTGTCGAGGTCCCCAGCCAGGTGGGGCCATTTGTGTGTTAGATGGGAATCCTCTTGAACCCCACCCTGTCCTCTCTTGACCCCCACCCTGTCAGTCCGCTGGACCTGACCCGGCTGGACATGCCCCGGCTGGGCCTCACTGGTTCTGGGGAGCTCGGAGGCTGAGAACCCCCCAAgctgggagaagatggagagctGATAGACCTTCTGGAGACGCAGCTGCTCATGACCAAAGGGCTTGGGAACCACCACCCCCGGTCTCATCACCCCAAGGTCGGGGACCTGTGAGGGGGCCGCGGGAGGAGGCAGGTCCCCATCCTGGGATGGAAGCTCCACAGGAGCCAGCTCCTCCTTGCTGCTGCGTGTCAGTTCTACGTGAATGTGCCTCATGGCTGCTTGGGttcagaggtgagaggtcagagcCTTAAAGTGTCTGAGAGACTTGCAACAGGAAGTCGAGTAGCAGCAACAAGAAGTTCTAGAAAGTGCAAGGAGGCGGAGATCTCAGTAAGATAGGTCCTATACTTCCTGTTGTGATGTCATCAGTGTAAACTAGGAAGCAGAGTTGCACAGCACCTGAGGAGAAGCAAAGGTGTAATAATACACATACTAGACACACTTATTGACTAgcaaacaataacaataacaaacaGACTTAGAAACTCAGCACACAACTGTTTGCCCCAGAATGAAAAAGCCTAATTACTCAACTTTTCTCTGAAATCTCTCATAGATATCAATTCGTGATTAACATGATGACAATGCTAGTTTCACTCGTGCGACTGGTTGGGATTTGCCCCACAGTACATAGTAACACCTCACCTCTGTGCCCGTCCGTTCGATGGTGCCCTCCTGTCCAGTCAGCACCTGGCACAACATCAGGAAGCTGTGCCCACAGATTCCTCTTACCACGGTTACCTGACTATCACCATAGTTACGAACAGTGCCAGCTAGCACCAGCATCcccacacagccagacagtaaggGGCGGGGCttcaggaggaagaggaagtgatgGAAGAGATGGATACAGGAACTACCTACCtaccacctagagagagagagaaagagagagagagagagagagagagagagagagagagagaaagagagagagagagaaaaagagagaaaaagagagagagaaaagagagagagagagagaaaaagagagagagagagaaaaagagaaagagagagagagaaagagagagaaaaagagaaaaagagagagagagaaagagagaaaagagaaagagaaaaagagagagaagagaaaaaaagagaaaaagagagagagagagaaaagagagagaaaagagagaagagagagaaaaaagagagagagagagagaaaagagagagagagagagagagaaaaagagagagagagagagagagagagagagagaaagagagagagagagagagagagaaagagagagagagagagagagagagagagagagagagagagaaagagagaaagagagagaaaaagagagagagagagaaaaagagagagagagagagagaaaaaaagagagagagagagagagaaaaaaagagagagagagagagagagaaaaagagagcgagagagaaaaagagagagagagagagagagaaaaagagagagagagagagagagagaaaaagagagagagaaaagagagagagagagagagagagagagagagagagaaaagagagagagagagaaagagaaaaagagagagagagagaaagagaaagagagagaagagagagagaaagagagagagagaaaaagagaaaaagagagagagaaagagaaagagagagagagaaagagaaaaagagagagagaaagagaaaaagagagagagaaagagagagagagagagaaaaaagagagagagagagagagagagaaaaagagagagagaaaaagagagagagagaaagagagagaaaaagagaggagaga is a window of Oncorhynchus keta strain PuntledgeMale-10-30-2019 chromosome 25, Oket_V2, whole genome shotgun sequence DNA encoding:
- the LOC118378266 gene encoding protein FAM214B-like; the encoded protein is MRHIHVELTRSSKEELAPVELPSQDGDLPPPAAPSQVPDLGVMRPGVVVPKPFGHEQLRLQKVYQLSIFSQLGGFSASELPRTSEAQPGHVQPGQVQRTDRVGVKRGQGGVQEDSHLTHKWPHLAGDLDRERDGGVLSGSGPGVGLDVGMGVGMGVGQGPVSSCIMVDHRDSDGGLSPRSPPPAPLSPGHTPARRPAQHNHDRPVPDLWAPLSPKPSPMVEPHSPPGSRSPFPSIESPPGGDASACSLGNPGGSGEGCSSGSSLGQHQPNCCTDGPRGALGAFDTRSPPGGPPLGPPGSLTHRFLPTTDPQEPGEGREWGAKLESSPPHPSAAAFNSTSGPSSVEKTPSTSSLSSVEKTPSTSSLSSVEKTPSTSGLRGISSGPCPAKKKLLSSSDTGESCSEDEGPSTSKRSRLALLAPGLGLASCRGTDAKAAPFWNHLLPNARDPNHTKSLSECRGASRRLKSGMRLKSRQLCSGRRTDTLGRTARSGWPSSSISRSLLGNFEESILKGRFSPSGRIEGFTAEIGASGSYCPQHATLPVHVTYYDISEHSAPSPFLGVISLEPLGKKGYSVPKAGTTQVTLFNPNKTVVKMFLVTYNFGDMPVNHMTFLRHRIFLVPVEEAGPEAKGGGPPEPRATPTERRKILCYLIHLRFQSSKSGKIYLHNDIRLLFSRKSIEVDTGIPYELKSFTEVPRNPKYSPRV